A single window of Vibrio sp. SCSIO 43137 DNA harbors:
- a CDS encoding carbohydrate ABC transporter permease — translation MLVTEANQTRSLPLSVLLMGATQIRKGHLVKGGLFLTLQILALLMLPDIIIALKGLISLGDVAQTRKGFKVIQGDNSIFMLVEGVMALIASLLLIAAYLFNISDARSSARSRLTIREQLVDIYDRKFALIVLSPAFIACIAFIILPIIITVLVSFTNYSAPNHIPPRNLVDWVGFKNFFALFELRIWSNTFFGVASWTVIWATFATICTCGFGFLLALALENKQIKAKKAWRFVFILPYAIPAFVTLLMFRLLLNGIGPVNNVLNGWGIESIAFLSDPFLAKISVIAISVWVGAPYFMLLISGALTNIPADLYEASEVDGASKFQQFREITLPMVLHQVAPSLVMTFAHNFNNFGAIFLLTGGGPINPEYRFAGHTDILITWIYKLTLDFQQYQIASVVSIVIFLFLSGIAIWQFRRMKSFKDDVGM, via the coding sequence ATGCTAGTGACTGAAGCCAATCAGACCCGCTCACTGCCGTTATCTGTGTTGCTGATGGGAGCAACACAGATCCGCAAGGGTCACCTGGTTAAAGGAGGGCTGTTTCTGACATTGCAGATACTCGCCCTGCTGATGCTGCCGGATATTATTATTGCCCTGAAAGGCCTTATCTCTTTAGGAGATGTCGCTCAGACCCGTAAAGGTTTTAAAGTTATACAGGGTGATAACTCCATCTTTATGTTGGTGGAAGGCGTGATGGCACTGATCGCCTCACTGCTGTTGATCGCGGCTTACCTGTTTAATATAAGTGATGCCCGCAGTAGCGCCCGTAGCCGCCTTACTATTCGCGAACAACTGGTCGACATCTATGATCGTAAGTTTGCCCTGATTGTGCTTTCACCGGCGTTTATCGCCTGTATCGCCTTTATCATTCTGCCGATCATTATTACCGTTCTAGTCTCCTTTACTAACTACTCAGCGCCGAACCATATTCCGCCGAGAAATCTGGTGGACTGGGTCGGCTTTAAGAACTTTTTTGCCCTGTTTGAACTAAGAATCTGGTCAAACACCTTCTTTGGTGTGGCGAGCTGGACCGTTATCTGGGCTACCTTTGCCACTATCTGTACCTGTGGTTTTGGTTTTCTGCTGGCATTAGCGCTGGAAAACAAGCAGATAAAAGCCAAAAAGGCGTGGCGCTTTGTGTTTATTCTGCCTTACGCCATTCCGGCTTTTGTTACCCTGTTGATGTTCCGTCTGCTGCTAAACGGTATCGGCCCGGTTAACAACGTGCTAAACGGCTGGGGGATTGAGTCCATCGCCTTTTTGTCTGACCCGTTTCTGGCCAAAATCTCTGTTATCGCTATCAGTGTATGGGTAGGTGCACCCTACTTTATGCTACTTATCTCTGGTGCATTAACCAATATTCCGGCTGACCTGTATGAAGCCAGTGAGGTAGACGGCGCCAGTAAGTTCCAGCAGTTCCGTGAGATTACCCTGCCTATGGTGCTTCATCAGGTCGCGCCTTCACTGGTAATGACCTTTGCCCACAACTTTAATAACTTTGGTGCCATCTTCCTGCTGACAGGCGGCGGACCGATTAATCCGGAATATCGTTTTGCCGGTCACACAGACATTCTGATCACCTGGATCTATAAGCTGACACTAGACTTCCAGCAGTATCAGATCGCGTCAGTTGTCTCCATTGTTATTTTCTTATTCCTGTCCGGTATTGCTATATGGCAGTTCCGTCGCATGAAGTCATTCAAAGACGATGTAGGTATGTAA
- a CDS encoding UDP-3-O-(3-hydroxymyristoyl)glucosamine N-acyltransferase: protein MIKVSEIAQIVSGEIIGNEQMEIDTIRPVQSDEKGGLAIVFAKKDLRFISETSADVIIGPQEILESSAECKIVIDQLKVDSINHLLRYYKVNKYKLFDQGNTSDNADVYIGKHCAIGQGCHFMPGVKIMNGVTIGNNVAIHANTVIKEGTVIGDNVTIDSNNSIGNYSFEYMAGTDKPYERIESVGRVVIEDDVEIGCNNTIDRGTLGNTVIGRGTKIDNLVQIGHDCKIGRHCLLVSQSGFAGHTTLGDHVIVHGQAGTAGNLSIGSHSVVKAKSGVSHSFPEHSDLFGYPAKEARAYYKNLAVLNRLTDKK from the coding sequence ATGATAAAAGTTTCAGAAATAGCCCAGATCGTTTCGGGGGAGATTATTGGTAATGAGCAGATGGAGATCGATACTATCCGCCCTGTTCAGAGCGATGAAAAAGGCGGGCTAGCCATTGTTTTTGCCAAGAAAGATCTGAGGTTTATTTCTGAAACTAGTGCCGATGTCATTATTGGTCCGCAGGAAATACTGGAAAGTAGCGCAGAGTGCAAAATAGTGATCGATCAACTTAAGGTCGACAGTATTAACCATCTGCTTCGCTACTATAAGGTTAATAAATACAAGTTATTTGATCAGGGCAATACTTCTGACAATGCTGATGTGTATATCGGCAAGCATTGCGCTATCGGGCAGGGTTGCCACTTTATGCCCGGGGTAAAGATCATGAATGGCGTCACCATTGGTAACAATGTCGCTATTCATGCCAATACCGTGATAAAAGAGGGAACGGTAATTGGTGACAATGTCACAATTGATTCCAATAACTCTATAGGCAACTACAGTTTTGAGTATATGGCGGGAACAGATAAGCCATATGAACGTATTGAAAGTGTCGGTCGCGTCGTTATTGAAGATGACGTAGAGATCGGCTGTAACAACACCATTGACCGGGGCACACTGGGTAATACCGTTATCGGCCGGGGAACGAAAATCGATAATCTGGTGCAGATCGGCCATGACTGTAAAATTGGTCGCCACTGCCTGCTGGTCTCCCAGAGCGGTTTTGCCGGTCATACCACCCTTGGCGACCATGTCATTGTTCATGGTCAGGCGGGCACCGCAGGTAATTTGTCCATCGGCAGCCACTCAGTGGTAAAGGCAAAATCCGGTGTCAGCCACTCCTTTCCTGAACATAGCGATCTGTTTGGCTATCCGGCCAAAGAGGCCAGAGCCTACTATAAGAATCTGGCTGTTCTTAATCGCTTAACAGATAAAAAATAA
- a CDS encoding glycosidase: protein MKHKLLLSAFVSVLAVGCASTSESPSDAVMANGPLADCNLPVAEGRGPVRPSLYVVGTFPDGQWIHMENRKMSYKGDGIYQVVSDEKAGNVRLQFATMGWNPQYTAAGLAMDVGYEKTLKRGGFEKNTLVKIDQDGRYLWSIKVAEDKKPIAALVKRCK, encoded by the coding sequence ATGAAACATAAACTACTACTTTCTGCTTTTGTTTCCGTACTGGCGGTAGGTTGTGCCAGTACTTCTGAATCACCGTCTGATGCGGTTATGGCTAACGGACCGCTGGCAGACTGCAATCTGCCTGTGGCTGAGGGGCGCGGTCCGGTCAGGCCTTCTCTTTATGTTGTCGGTACTTTCCCTGACGGCCAGTGGATCCATATGGAAAACCGCAAAATGAGTTACAAAGGTGATGGTATCTATCAGGTTGTCAGCGACGAAAAAGCGGGTAATGTGCGACTTCAGTTTGCCACTATGGGCTGGAACCCTCAGTACACTGCGGCTGGTCTTGCCATGGATGTGGGCTACGAGAAAACCCTAAAGCGTGGTGGTTTTGAGAAGAACACATTAGTGAAAATTGATCAAGATGGCCGTTACCTGTGGAGCATCAAGGTAGCAGAAGATAAAAAGCCGATAGCGGCATTAGTTAAGCGCTGTAAGTAA
- a CDS encoding sugar ABC transporter permease, whose product MQKLIGKMGTAIVYLFLATNALLVLGPVIWTVLASFKPGNNLFSSSFGKLEFTLDHYRALFVDTPYLEWYKNTFVLATANMLISLVLVTMTAFIFSRYRFKGKRNTMMGILVLQMFPAFLSMTAIYILLSKLGLIDTYAGLLLVYVTGSLPFMTWLVKGYFDAIPTSLDEAAKIDGAGHLTIFIEIILPLARPILVFVGLVSFTGPWMDFILPTLILRSEEKMTLAIGIFSWISSNSAENFTLFAAGSLLVAIPITLLFVATQKHITTGLVSGAVKE is encoded by the coding sequence ATGCAAAAACTAATCGGAAAAATGGGAACAGCCATCGTCTATCTGTTTCTTGCAACAAACGCCCTGCTGGTGCTTGGTCCGGTGATCTGGACAGTACTGGCCTCGTTTAAGCCGGGAAACAACCTGTTCAGTTCATCATTCGGTAAGCTGGAATTTACCCTTGATCATTACCGGGCACTGTTTGTCGATACTCCTTATCTGGAGTGGTACAAAAACACCTTTGTTCTGGCGACGGCAAACATGCTTATCTCTCTGGTGCTGGTCACCATGACGGCGTTTATCTTTTCCCGCTACCGCTTTAAGGGAAAAAGAAACACCATGATGGGTATTCTGGTGCTGCAGATGTTTCCGGCATTTCTGTCCATGACGGCTATCTATATTCTGCTGTCAAAACTTGGCCTGATTGATACCTATGCCGGCCTGCTGCTGGTTTATGTTACCGGTTCACTGCCGTTTATGACCTGGCTGGTAAAAGGCTACTTTGACGCTATCCCCACATCACTGGATGAAGCGGCCAAGATCGACGGAGCCGGTCACCTGACCATCTTTATCGAGATCATTCTGCCTTTGGCCAGACCGATATTAGTCTTTGTTGGTCTGGTTTCATTTACCGGTCCATGGATGGACTTTATTTTGCCTACGCTGATATTGCGTAGCGAAGAGAAAATGACCTTAGCGATAGGCATCTTTAGCTGGATCTCCTCTAACTCCGCAGAGAACTTCACTCTGTTTGCAGCAGGCTCACTGCTGGTAGCAATACCAATTACCCTGCTATTTGTAGCAACCCAGAAACACATTACGACCGGCCTTGTCAGTGGCGCAGTAAAAGAATAA
- a CDS encoding alpha-amylase family glycosyl hydrolase, whose amino-acid sequence MKHKLLLLSALFISLPSVADWNQAYFRGTPNNWQTDAMEKVGPNQWKIVKTFKNGAGGNPPSFKIDRHGNWAENYPAANFVVEANKTYEIHFYDDSHKVYVHEKLPFDMRDETMYFVFLDRFSDGDSANNTGNNPATYSADKSDFKKYFGGDIKGLINKLDYLKEMGITAIWITPPVNNVDQLNKDGSAGYHGYWGRDFFQLDEHLGTVDEFRQLSQKMEQYGMKLVLDYAPNHSNPNDENEYGALYRDGNFITNFNGDNRNIYHHNGGVTNWEDYYQVRNHNLFNLSDFNQSNEETYRYLVDGAKFWIDLGVDAIRIDAIKHMDKSFMQRWTSELNAYAKSKGKPGFYFFGEWMDAGATATGLNAKSIDFANTSGSALLDFGLRNTIEDALLRANGTGMYAINNYMKIRDTKFTSSDWQVVFLDNHDAPRLSTVLRSDATNFGPGKNKWGGRQSIPFAQDRVELGLALIMTSRGIPCIYYGTEHYAANFTTNGFGQVGDDPYNREMMPSFSTNTPAFQLIKKLSKLRKESFAIQQGEYIERWVSNEVLVYERNAGDDVVVVAMNIGNATSVNAINLGLANGTYSNVIGGDDVVVANGSATFNLDQNEVIVLKSN is encoded by the coding sequence ATGAAACACAAGTTATTGCTGTTATCAGCGTTGTTCATCTCTCTGCCATCGGTAGCGGATTGGAATCAGGCTTACTTCCGCGGTACACCGAATAACTGGCAGACGGATGCGATGGAAAAAGTAGGTCCGAACCAGTGGAAGATTGTAAAAACCTTCAAAAATGGAGCAGGTGGTAACCCTCCAAGCTTTAAAATTGACCGTCACGGCAACTGGGCAGAAAACTACCCGGCAGCTAATTTTGTAGTGGAAGCGAATAAAACCTATGAAATTCACTTCTATGACGACAGCCACAAGGTCTATGTGCACGAGAAACTGCCGTTCGATATGCGTGATGAGACCATGTACTTCGTTTTCCTTGACCGCTTTTCTGACGGTGATTCCGCAAACAATACGGGTAACAACCCGGCTACTTATTCTGCAGATAAGTCAGATTTCAAAAAGTACTTTGGTGGTGATATTAAAGGTTTGATCAATAAACTGGATTACCTGAAAGAGATGGGTATTACCGCTATCTGGATTACGCCGCCGGTGAACAATGTAGACCAACTGAACAAAGACGGCTCAGCGGGCTATCACGGTTACTGGGGACGCGATTTCTTCCAGCTGGATGAGCACCTGGGGACGGTGGATGAGTTCCGTCAACTGAGCCAGAAGATGGAGCAGTACGGTATGAAACTGGTGCTGGACTATGCTCCTAACCACTCGAATCCGAACGATGAAAACGAGTATGGTGCTCTGTATCGGGACGGTAACTTTATCACTAACTTCAATGGTGATAACCGTAATATTTATCACCATAATGGCGGGGTAACCAACTGGGAGGATTATTATCAGGTTCGTAACCACAATTTGTTCAACTTGTCTGACTTTAACCAGAGTAACGAAGAGACATACCGTTATCTGGTGGATGGGGCCAAATTCTGGATTGACCTTGGTGTAGATGCTATTCGTATTGACGCCATTAAGCATATGGATAAGTCCTTTATGCAGCGCTGGACATCAGAGTTGAACGCTTATGCGAAATCTAAGGGCAAACCGGGTTTCTACTTCTTTGGTGAATGGATGGATGCCGGTGCGACGGCTACTGGTCTGAATGCGAAGTCGATTGATTTTGCCAATACTTCTGGTTCTGCGCTGCTGGATTTTGGGCTAAGAAATACCATAGAAGATGCGCTTCTGCGTGCTAATGGTACCGGCATGTACGCGATCAATAACTATATGAAGATCCGCGATACCAAGTTCACCAGCAGTGACTGGCAGGTGGTGTTCCTGGATAACCACGATGCTCCGCGACTTTCTACTGTGTTACGTTCCGATGCGACAAACTTTGGTCCGGGCAAAAACAAATGGGGTGGTCGTCAGAGTATTCCGTTTGCACAGGACAGGGTAGAGCTGGGGCTGGCGCTGATAATGACATCCCGCGGTATTCCATGTATCTACTACGGTACAGAACATTATGCGGCTAACTTTACTACTAACGGCTTTGGTCAGGTGGGTGATGATCCGTATAACCGTGAAATGATGCCGAGCTTCAGCACAAACACACCGGCGTTTCAGTTGATTAAGAAGCTGAGTAAGTTGCGTAAAGAGAGTTTCGCGATTCAGCAGGGCGAGTATATAGAACGCTGGGTAAGCAACGAAGTTCTGGTTTATGAGAGAAATGCCGGTGACGACGTTGTAGTGGTTGCCATGAACATAGGCAATGCAACTTCTGTTAACGCGATTAACCTTGGACTGGCAAATGGTACCTACAGTAATGTGATTGGGGGTGATGACGTTGTTGTGGCTAACGGTTCTGCGACATTTAATCTGGATCAGAACGAAGTTATTGTACTTAAAAGTAACTAA
- a CDS encoding ABC transporter ATP-binding protein, with the protein MATVSLRKVEKEYDNGFKAVHGIDLDIAEGEFMVFVGPSGCAKSTTLRMIAGLEAISGGEIRIGEKRVNELAPKDRGIAMVFQNYALYPHKTVFDNMAFGLKMQKRPKEEIRQRVEEAAEKLEITDLLDRKPKEMSGGQRQRVAVGRAIVRKPDVFLFDEPLSNLDAKLRVSMRVKIAQLHQSLKEEGNPATMIYVTHDQTEALTLGDRICVLNQGNIMQVDTPANLYNYPANKFVAGFIGSPSMNLIKTVLRKEGDNVFAELAPGCKVILPYEKQDKLSGHIDKTVYLGIRPEHISLAEENEEINVHSGKLTVVENLGNEKYLYFRIGENEIISRVSNQFITTSDIGSELRFNFDSAFCHIFDEESEINLTL; encoded by the coding sequence ATGGCAACTGTCAGTCTGCGCAAAGTAGAAAAAGAGTATGACAACGGCTTTAAGGCTGTCCATGGCATTGATCTGGATATCGCTGAAGGTGAATTTATGGTGTTTGTCGGTCCGTCGGGCTGTGCAAAATCAACCACACTACGTATGATTGCCGGCCTTGAAGCCATTTCCGGCGGAGAGATCCGCATCGGCGAGAAGCGGGTAAATGAGCTTGCACCAAAGGACAGAGGTATTGCCATGGTGTTTCAGAACTACGCTCTCTATCCCCATAAAACTGTGTTCGATAATATGGCTTTTGGTCTTAAGATGCAGAAAAGACCAAAAGAGGAGATTCGCCAGCGGGTAGAAGAAGCAGCGGAAAAGCTGGAAATTACCGATCTGCTGGATCGTAAACCGAAAGAGATGTCTGGTGGTCAGCGTCAGCGTGTTGCCGTAGGGCGGGCTATAGTGCGTAAGCCGGATGTGTTCCTGTTTGATGAACCCCTTTCCAATCTGGATGCCAAGCTACGCGTTTCTATGCGGGTGAAGATTGCTCAACTGCATCAGTCACTGAAAGAAGAAGGCAACCCTGCCACCATGATTTACGTTACTCATGATCAGACAGAGGCACTAACACTGGGTGACCGTATCTGTGTTCTGAATCAGGGCAACATTATGCAGGTAGATACGCCAGCCAACCTGTACAACTATCCTGCCAATAAGTTTGTTGCCGGTTTTATCGGTTCTCCTTCAATGAACCTGATCAAAACTGTGTTACGAAAAGAGGGTGACAATGTATTTGCTGAGCTGGCGCCCGGCTGTAAAGTGATTCTTCCTTATGAAAAACAGGACAAACTGAGCGGTCATATCGATAAAACCGTTTATCTGGGTATTCGTCCTGAACATATTTCACTGGCGGAAGAGAACGAAGAGATCAATGTTCATAGCGGTAAGCTCACCGTGGTAGAAAATCTGGGCAATGAAAAATATCTCTATTTCCGTATCGGTGAAAACGAGATTATCTCCCGCGTCAGCAACCAGTTTATCACCACGTCAGATATCGGATCTGAACTGCGTTTTAATTTCGACTCAGCATTCTGTCATATTTTTGATGAAGAGTCTGAAATTAACCTGACCCTTTAA
- a CDS encoding sugar ABC transporter substrate-binding protein produces the protein MKFSLVKTALLSSVLLSPILSAEEIKPENGADLLIWTDNTTLEYMEYAAKQFNKDMGYNVDFSFRGIAPIDAASRLIQDGGSARVADIAEIEHDLLGKLVVAGGAMENLVSADKIENDFMHNAKTAARAEGISYGFPVSFATTVLFYNKDLLPSAPESFEQIIEFSKTFNDKKQNKYALLWDVQNYYESRMFLTQFGAYEFGNNGTDAKDIGIASELAQKGLASMKTLQAANNANPSDMRNPQVRRGLFSEGKVAAIIDGPWAIQGYKESGVNFGVVPMPTLNDQQLRTFSTVRLAVVSSYTEYPKAAQLFADYLTSAKMLKKRFEMTNSIPPLSTVLKEVSANVDEATMAIIAQGFYADAMPSIPEMGYIWSPMASAITDLWVNDKSPKLVLERALSIIKEQIELQD, from the coding sequence ATGAAATTTTCGCTAGTAAAAACAGCACTGCTTTCCTCAGTTTTGCTTTCACCAATACTGAGTGCAGAAGAGATTAAACCGGAAAACGGTGCTGATCTGCTTATCTGGACCGATAACACGACTCTTGAGTATATGGAGTATGCAGCTAAGCAGTTTAACAAAGACATGGGCTATAACGTTGACTTCTCTTTCCGCGGTATCGCTCCTATTGATGCGGCTTCCCGCCTGATTCAGGATGGCGGTTCAGCAAGAGTGGCTGATATTGCTGAGATTGAACACGACCTGCTGGGCAAACTGGTTGTTGCCGGCGGCGCAATGGAAAATCTGGTTTCTGCCGATAAAATTGAAAACGATTTTATGCACAATGCCAAAACGGCAGCCAGAGCGGAAGGCATCAGTTACGGGTTCCCGGTCAGCTTTGCCACTACGGTTCTTTTCTATAACAAGGATCTGCTACCTTCTGCTCCTGAATCTTTTGAACAGATCATTGAGTTTTCAAAAACCTTTAACGATAAAAAACAGAACAAATACGCCCTGCTATGGGATGTACAAAACTACTACGAATCCCGTATGTTCCTGACTCAATTTGGCGCTTATGAATTTGGTAACAATGGTACCGATGCAAAAGATATTGGTATCGCATCTGAGTTAGCACAGAAAGGCCTAGCTTCGATGAAGACGCTTCAGGCTGCCAACAACGCTAACCCTTCCGATATGCGCAACCCTCAAGTACGGCGCGGCCTGTTTAGCGAAGGTAAGGTTGCTGCCATTATTGACGGCCCGTGGGCAATTCAGGGCTACAAAGAATCAGGTGTAAATTTTGGCGTAGTTCCTATGCCAACCCTGAATGACCAGCAGCTAAGAACCTTCTCTACCGTTCGTCTTGCTGTTGTCTCCTCTTATACGGAATATCCGAAGGCGGCTCAGCTGTTTGCTGACTACCTGACGTCCGCCAAGATGCTGAAAAAACGCTTTGAGATGACCAACTCAATTCCGCCGCTTTCCACCGTGCTGAAAGAGGTCTCTGCCAACGTAGATGAAGCAACCATGGCGATCATCGCTCAGGGCTTCTATGCCGATGCTATGCCTTCTATTCCGGAAATGGGCTATATCTGGTCTCCGATGGCGAGCGCCATTACCGATCTCTGGGTGAACGACAAGTCACCTAAACTGGTACTGGAAAGAGCCTTATCTATCATTAAAGAACAGATTGAGTTGCAGGATTAA
- a CDS encoding porin, with product MKRTILSVLVANTLAMSCAAYASETSEKGFFDQAMDFGGHVGTSFEYEDKVTDGFNGNKKKEKTKTHEVFNVFYNNPSWDVTALYALKLENRSQEEPGYHETEEGVKQLFSLNKGFELSNGWDSGLIYELEHTKSKVYSPNVKGLNKTKAEHSVRPYLTYWNNEYSLGFYSNLEYLFNDEDKSAWGKREEEGYSILFKPYTRFGNWMLGVEFFYQVKENDEKNTSGAIVEDSDFTEKYFEPIAQYSFDDAGTAYVRVRIGENETKHSSKSGGGNANTTYFKDIRKATVGYEQAVGDNWLMKAEYEYANETEKKSKLAGWEKKNESELTQHTVMVQALYRF from the coding sequence GTGAAAAGAACAATACTGTCGGTACTGGTGGCGAATACTCTGGCAATGAGTTGTGCCGCGTACGCATCAGAGACAAGCGAAAAAGGCTTTTTTGATCAAGCGATGGACTTTGGCGGCCATGTTGGTACCTCTTTTGAATATGAAGATAAAGTAACAGACGGGTTTAACGGTAATAAAAAGAAAGAGAAAACCAAGACCCATGAAGTGTTTAATGTTTTCTACAACAACCCTAGCTGGGATGTTACTGCGCTATACGCGCTTAAGCTTGAAAACCGCAGCCAGGAAGAACCGGGTTACCATGAAACCGAAGAGGGTGTTAAACAGCTTTTCTCTCTGAACAAAGGTTTTGAACTATCCAATGGCTGGGATTCAGGCCTGATTTATGAGCTTGAGCATACTAAGAGCAAGGTATATTCACCTAATGTTAAGGGATTAAACAAAACTAAAGCTGAGCATAGTGTTCGTCCATACCTGACTTATTGGAACAATGAATATAGCCTAGGCTTCTATTCCAACCTTGAATATCTATTTAATGATGAAGATAAAAGCGCATGGGGTAAAAGGGAAGAAGAGGGCTATAGTATTCTGTTTAAACCTTATACCCGCTTCGGTAACTGGATGCTAGGTGTGGAGTTCTTCTATCAGGTTAAAGAGAACGACGAGAAGAACACCTCAGGTGCCATTGTTGAAGACAGTGACTTTACTGAAAAATATTTTGAACCAATTGCTCAATATAGCTTTGATGATGCTGGTACTGCTTATGTACGCGTACGTATTGGTGAAAATGAAACCAAGCACAGCAGTAAAAGTGGCGGTGGTAATGCCAATACCACATATTTTAAAGATATCCGTAAAGCAACAGTTGGTTATGAGCAGGCTGTGGGTGACAATTGGCTGATGAAGGCTGAGTACGAATACGCTAACGAAACTGAGAAGAAGAGTAAGCTGGCGGGTTGGGAAAAGAAAAATGAAAGTGAACTTACACAGCATACTGTAATGGTTCAGGCGCTGTATCGTTTCTAA